GCCAACGCACCCGAGGTCGAGAGCGTGACGCCGCTGGTGATCAACGTCGCCCGGTACAACGACGACATGCGCGACGTCGGCGTTCAATTTCACTGACCAGCCTGCAGAACGAGCACGCCGTCACCCCGCAACGGGAGGAAGATACGACGGCGTCACGACACTGATTGTCGACGACACTCCCTCTCACGGGCGCGAACGCAGAGCATCGATGGATCGGCCTCGAGCCTCGAGAAGGAATGCGAAACGATCGTCGGGTCTGCGTTCGGTCGCGGCCCTTACGCACCGGCCGATTCGAGGGCGTCCTCGATGTCCTCGCGCTGGGTAACGCCGACGAAGCGTTCGACCACGCCGTCGTCGTTCTCGATGATGAGCGTCGGCAACGAGCGAACCTGATACTCGTTCGCGACGTCCTGTTCTTCGTCGACGTTGACCTTCTCTACTTCGAATCGGCCGTCCCAGTCGTCCTCGAGTTCCTCGAGGATCGGATCCTGGGTCTTACAGGGGCCACACCAGTCCGCGTAGAAGTCCTTGAGCGTAACAGTCATGCCGTTCATCGAATCTTTCCGCCCGCCGCGCATAAG
This region of Natronosalvus halobius genomic DNA includes:
- a CDS encoding thioredoxin family protein, producing MTVTLKDFYADWCGPCKTQDPILEELEDDWDGRFEVEKVNVDEEQDVANEYQVRSLPTLIIENDDGVVERFVGVTQREDIEDALESAGA